ACTCACGCTGGACAATTTGCAATTCAGGGTACATGTCATAACGCATAAAATACATCTTCAAAAACATTGCCACAGCTGTTTCAACTACTTCATCCTGGCTTATATTATTTTTCTCTGAAATAATTTTGATAAGCTTCATATACTCATCGCGAATATTAAAATCAGGCATTTTATCCCCCCCTAAACCAATAATGATTCGACTAAGATTAGCTAATTTCCTTCTGACAGGATATGGGGAAATAAAGTTAATTAGGTGTTTTCGCAAATTACTTCAGACAATTTTAGTATGGCGTCCAACAACCTTCGTGAGGTATCAAGCACACCTTTTGCTTTTATCAGGACAACTTCCTGCAAAAACGCATCGGCTGCCTCGTGAAACTTTTTGTGCAATTCCCGAATGGCCACATATTCTTTAATGTTCTTATATTTCTCGTACTCATTTTCATACCACCGGCCAAAAGCGCATTCCCGGTAACTTGCTACTTTTAAACCTTTCTCGGAACTTTCTATCAGATTCCTTATAAAATTCGTGTGGTCTATTAGTCTGGCGGCAAGGATGCTTAAGATGTGATTTTCTTTGGGCTTTTTTAAATATGGAACGATAACTTGATTTGTACGATTTGTGATTCCCGCAAACACGTCGGCAAAATTGGCTGCGGTCGCCAAGTCACTGGATACACTTACCAAGCCTTCTGTGGTCATAGCCTGCTGCTGGGCAGCGCTGGCAATATTTTCTACCGCATCCGCAGATTGCTCAACCTGTTTTACATTTGTACTCATAATTTCGGCAACTTTCGCGGTATCACTCATGTACTGTTCAAAAATTTGTTTAACATTAGATACTATGTTACCAGTATCCATAGCCTTTTCATCCATCTGAACAGATATATTTTTTACTTCCTTTACCGCTGTCTTTGTTTGATCCGCCAGTTTTCGGACTTCTTCCGCCACTACTGAGAATCCTCTGCCGTATTCACCGGCGCGGGCTGCTTCGATTGCCGCATTTAGTGACAAGAGATTTGTTTTATCAGCTATCTCTGAAACGCTCTGACTGATGCTGTCAATGCTTTTAATCTGTTCCACAAGCTCTGTCGCGTTGCCGACCATGTTATTTAATACGGAACTAGCATCTTTCGCCAAATCATTAAGGTTGCGTAGCCTGTTGTAATTTTCTAATTCACCGGCTTTTACCTGTTGCATTCCGGCACTGATTTGCTGGGTGGTGGCCGACGTTTCTTCGGCAGTAGCCGACGTTTCCTGGCACGCTGCGGCCAAATCATTGGCGCTCCCGGAAATTTCCTTCACTTTTAATGACACACATAACGCCATAAACTCGTTAAAAACAAGCGCATAATTAGCTATCGCAGAGGCAAAGTCCACCTTGGCTTGAGTATCATCCGACACGGCTACGCTCTTTTTTGCCGGAGAAAACAAATTAAACATTAACAACAGCTCCTTTTTTACAACTTAAGAGTTGGGTTGTTTTCTTGTTTTATATTTTTGAATTTTTTAAATTTTATATTATAGTAACAAAATTATTCCTTAAGGTAAACAAGCAGTTGTAAATATTAATTTGCTTTTTAACACTAATTACCTTAATCTTCTTAGCACATTTGGTTTGCACCCATGCTCATATTCGTCTATTTATAAATTACTGCGGCGCTTCATTATAACAACCTAGAAACTTAAAAATAACTGTTTCCTTTCTTGCTTTCTCTAATGCTGCGATAACTTTTTCCTCACGATCAGAGCCTAGGAAATCAAGAAGAAAAGCATATTTTCCAGGGTCGTTCCGAATAGGTCTTGATTCAATTCTAGTCAGATTCAATCCTGCATCCGAAAAGATTTTCAAAATATTAAATAATGCGCCTGCCTTATGCTCAGTGGAAAATACTATTGAACATTTATTGCCTGCTTTATTGCTTTCTTCATTGGATAATATCAGGAATCTTGTGGCATTTGTTTCATTATCCTCAATATCTTCAAAAAGAACATCCAAATTATACAATTCCGCACAAAGCTTGCTGGCAATTGCGGCAGCCGCCCTTGGCTTTTCTTTCGACAGCATCATTGCCGCTCCGGCAGTGTCGTAATATGGCCTGGACTCCAGCCTGTGCTTGGAAAGAAAGCGGCGGCATTGGGCTAAAGCTTGAGGATGCGAATAGACTACTTTTATTTCATGATAGTCCGTACCCGGTGACGCAAGCAAACAATGGTGAATTGGAATTTTCACTTCACCGACAATCTTAATTTTATGCACATCTGTTTCGACCAGCAGGTCATTAACTTGCGTAACCGCACCCTCCAGCGAATTTTCCACCGGAACGATGCCGAAATCCAGTTGTCTGTTAATTACCTCATCAAAAACATCGACAAATTCCATGCATGGGATAGGCACCAGACTGTTATCCACAATTCTTATCGCAACTTCACCATATGCGCCATGCTCACCCTGAAAACCGATAAGTTTTAGATCCTTTCGTTGCAGCAACTTACTTTCACTGATTATCTCTTTAAATAAAATCTCAGAAAACTCCGACCTGATTAATGCACTCGAACGGCGGCGCAGGCTGGCAATTATTTCCTGCTCTCTTCCCGGATCCGATATATTTGCCTTGAGTTTTCTTGTGCGTAATGTGTGTTCCATCCTTTGATTTATTAACTTCAATATCTCAAAATCAATCGAATCAATTTTTTTGCGCAGCCTTGCGAGCAACTCATTTGCTTCCATCAATTCTCACCCGTTTGTTGAATTATTTTTATTATCATACTATTAATAATAAATTTAGCAAATAGGCATTATTTTTAGAACCAAGCAATTTTATTGTTTTTTTGGCATGAGATGTGCTAGACTACAAATAATATGATTAAAGCCAATCAAGAGGTGTTTACTAGGCTTGGCAAACAGTAAAACGAAGCTAGCGAAAGACTTACTGCTGGACTTGCTCAAAGGAAATGAGATCTTGTCCCTGGAAGCGGCATATTCTCAGTGCAATTGCGACATTGACGCTCTTGCGGGAGCGCTATGCTCTCTTATTGAAAAAGAAGAGATCAGTATTGGGCGGCATAAAACAAGAGCCGGGTGGCTAATAGGAAATAAAGAGATCAATACGCCAGCGGGGGGAGCTACTTGGCATAGCGGGCGCGGGCAAATGCGAAACAGTCTGCCAAAAATCCTTAAGGAACTGAAAAAATACAGTCCTTGTCCGGATTTTCCTTCTCAAAACAGGCTTGATGACGTACAGGTAAAATCCATAATAGAATTATTGTCTGATGGACAACCGCGCTCTCGCCAACAGATAATTGCAGCCACAGGTATAGAAAATATTACTGCCCATATCTGTCAACAATTTGCCCGTTTACCAGACGGCCGTTATACTTTGCCCGACAGCAGCGGAGCCAGGGAATATTTTTTTGAATATATCAAGGAAAAACCCCGTCGACTTGCAGATCTTCTCCGACTTTTCCGGAAGCACAAAAACATAAGATCATTGTTAGCGACTGGAGAAAGTCAAGGTCATTTAATCAGACTTCCGCACGCCCTTATTACAACCAGCGATTCTCCCGAAGGCAGAACAGAATTAGAACGGCGCAGGCAGCTAAAGCTATGTCATGAAACTTTAAACTGCCTGGCGTCACCGTTCTTTACTTTAAAAGAATTAGGGATAAACCAGGGTGTTTTTCATAATATAGCTGATAAATACACAGTTACTGTTATATTTGATGGTAAAGAATATTTATGCCTGCGCCGGGAATTCCCCGGCGACATTATAGCGGAACAACTTGTAGATATAACTGGTCGTTACTTTGTCCCACCGGACAAAATAAGTGCTCCGGCCTTTTTAAAAACGCTTTCGATGGGTGAAAAGGAAGCCTTAAATTTTCTTGATATAAGCGAGGATATATTAAACCATTTAATTCAGACAAACAGTATTGAAGTTTTCTTTCTGGACGGTAAAAGGCGAATGTGGCGCAAAGACATTGAGCAATTGAGAATGAATAACACTCTGCTGCGAAATTTAACCAAAGAACATGAAAAGTTGAAA
This is a stretch of genomic DNA from Pelotomaculum isophthalicicum JI. It encodes these proteins:
- a CDS encoding methyl-accepting chemotaxis protein, yielding MFNLFSPAKKSVAVSDDTQAKVDFASAIANYALVFNEFMALCVSLKVKEISGSANDLAAACQETSATAEETSATTQQISAGMQQVKAGELENYNRLRNLNDLAKDASSVLNNMVGNATELVEQIKSIDSISQSVSEIADKTNLLSLNAAIEAARAGEYGRGFSVVAEEVRKLADQTKTAVKEVKNISVQMDEKAMDTGNIVSNVKQIFEQYMSDTAKVAEIMSTNVKQVEQSADAVENIASAAQQQAMTTEGLVSVSSDLATAANFADVFAGITNRTNQVIVPYLKKPKENHILSILAARLIDHTNFIRNLIESSEKGLKVASYRECAFGRWYENEYEKYKNIKEYVAIRELHKKFHEAADAFLQEVVLIKAKGVLDTSRRLLDAILKLSEVICENT
- the pheA gene encoding prephenate dehydratase — protein: MEANELLARLRKKIDSIDFEILKLINQRMEHTLRTRKLKANISDPGREQEIIASLRRRSSALIRSEFSEILFKEIISESKLLQRKDLKLIGFQGEHGAYGEVAIRIVDNSLVPIPCMEFVDVFDEVINRQLDFGIVPVENSLEGAVTQVNDLLVETDVHKIKIVGEVKIPIHHCLLASPGTDYHEIKVVYSHPQALAQCRRFLSKHRLESRPYYDTAGAAMMLSKEKPRAAAAIASKLCAELYNLDVLFEDIEDNETNATRFLILSNEESNKAGNKCSIVFSTEHKAGALFNILKIFSDAGLNLTRIESRPIRNDPGKYAFLLDFLGSDREEKVIAALEKARKETVIFKFLGCYNEAPQ
- a CDS encoding DEAD/DEAH box helicase — translated: MANSKTKLAKDLLLDLLKGNEILSLEAAYSQCNCDIDALAGALCSLIEKEEISIGRHKTRAGWLIGNKEINTPAGGATWHSGRGQMRNSLPKILKELKKYSPCPDFPSQNRLDDVQVKSIIELLSDGQPRSRQQIIAATGIENITAHICQQFARLPDGRYTLPDSSGAREYFFEYIKEKPRRLADLLRLFRKHKNIRSLLATGESQGHLIRLPHALITTSDSPEGRTELERRRQLKLCHETLNCLASPFFTLKELGINQGVFHNIADKYTVTVIFDGKEYLCLRREFPGDIIAEQLVDITGRYFVPPDKISAPAFLKTLSMGEKEALNFLDISEDILNHLIQTNSIEVFFLDGKRRMWRKDIEQLRMNNTLLRNLTKEHEKLKIPRAAVLLGVTTGQLKRLVNEGKLDPAGYYDKDLKSGHFFKRRDIEELQKSLPEILSSWNSIEKNSADNSGHHGIKKYPAKKRPLRREKPTPDNERQLHLDRFQIEAVEALRAGHSVLLSAPTGNGKTLVAEILARDLMAAGSGMVYTSPLKALSNQKYRDFKETFGLDYVGLVTGDISVNPGAPLLIMTTEIFRNWCLGEPEQLKKTTYVVFDEIHYLDDSERGTTWEESILFAPQHIKLLGLSATVPNIEEIAEWISSVRREKVTIIEEKKRQVPLKINWVTPNGQIVEENEAKQEVDELAEYLKAFHNRRHWAEE